Sequence from the Terriglobia bacterium genome:
AGCGCGGCGGCAGGAGCTGGAACAGGAGGCGCGCGGTCTCTTCCGGAGAGCACGCGGCCGTTCCGGGGATCCGCATCATCTCTCCGTGCAGCCGGACGGTCGGGTGCTCGTCGGCGGAGAGGTGGAGGTCGCTTCCTCCCACCTCGACCAGGTAGGTCAGGTGGGCCTCGATCGCCGGAGCTCCCGGCCGCAGCGCGGTCGGATCGAAGGGCTTGAGCCCGACGGATTCCGAGGCGGCGGGCGCCGCGGCGCTCGCCGTCGGCGCGGAGTCGGGCGCGGTCGCGGCCGGCGTCGCGCGTACGGCGAGCGTCCCGTCCGACACGGAGGACGAGAACGCGAACGACTTCCCGTCGGGCAGGCGGTACGCGAAGCGGGCGGGCTCGCCTGCGGAGATCCGCCGGGCGTCGTCGGGAGAGGACACCTCGGAGAGCAGGGCGATGATCTGACCGCGCGTCAGCGAAGCCGCCGACACCGCGCGCTCGCCGTCCGGGTACGCGAACACCGGCTGCGCACCCTCCGCGAGACGCAGCTCCCGCGCCCCCCGGTCCGCGAGCGCACGGAGCATCGTATCGAGCTGAGGCAAGAGTCCTCCCCGACCGTGCAGGCGTTCTCCCGCCCGGCCGCGAGGGCGAATATAGGTCTCGCTCCCGGGGCCAGCAAGCGAAGCGCGGTCGGTTGCGGCGACCCGGCGTGGAGGATACGATGCCACGCCACGGGTGAGTTCGCGGGAGATCGCGAAACCCGTGAATTCCGTCGAGGAGGAGCACCATGAGAGCGACCCGTTTTGCCGTGTACAGCCTCGCGCTGGCTCTCGCCGCCACGGCGAACCACGCCGCGCCGACCGCCGCCGCCCCCAAGGAGAAACTGATGAACCCGGCCGCATTGACCGAGAAGGCGCCGGACGCCTTCCGCGTGAAGTTCGAGACGAGCAAGGGAGATTTCGTGGTGGAGGTCACCCGAGCCTGGGCCCCGAACGGCGCAGACCGGTTCTACAACCTCGCCAAGAACGGCTACTACGACGGCGTGAGGTTCTTCCGCGTGCTGCGCGCGCCAAAACCCTTCATGGCGCAATTCGGAATCCACGGGGATCCCGCGGTCTCCGCCGTCTGGCGCGGCGCCACCATTCCCGACGACGCGGTGAAGGGAAGCAACACCCGGGGGGCGGTCACCTTCGCGACCGCCGGACCCAACACCCGCACCACCCAGATCTTCATCAACTACGGCGACAACTCCTTCCTCGATGGCAAGGGGTTCTCCCCCTTCGCCAAGGTCGTCGAGGGGATGGACATCGTCGAAAAGTTCTACTCCGATTACGGCGAGGGCGCCCCCAGGGGGGGCGGGCCCGACCAGGGGAGGCTCCAGAACGAAGGGAACGCCTACCTCGAAGCGAGCTTCCCGAAACTCGACTACATCAAGAAGGTGTCGGTGCAGAAGGGCGAGGCGAAGAAGGCGGCGGAGCAGAAACCCGCCGAGAAGAAGGTCGAGGCCAAGCCGTAGTGGTCCGCAGCAGGGGAGAGGCGCGGTGATGTCAGGCTTCCCGAAATGCGCCGCCTCGACCCTGTCGGCCCTTCTCCTGTCCGGCATCGCCGCCGTCGGCGCTGCCGGAGCGCGCCCGCCGAACGGGCCTCCTCCCTCCGCTCCCCCGGTGGTCACGGAAGAGACCCTCGCGCTCCCTCCCGGCCTCCCGGAGGGCTGGTACGCCTGGATCGAGACGAGCATGGGGGTGATCGTCGCCAGGCTCCTGCCCGAGCAGGCCCCGCAGTCCGTGGCCCACTTCGCGGCGCTCGCCGAGGGTCGACTCGCGTGGCCCGATCCCGTCACGGGGACACCGCGCAAGGACCCTTACTACGACGGGCTGAAGGTCACGCGGGCGGTCGCCGCGGAGCGCATCGAGATCGGAGGGAGCACCGTGGCGGGACGCAGCATGCCGCCGATCTTCGTTCCGCCGGAAGGGGAGGGGCCGGTGAACTTCACCGGGCCGGGACGGCTCGGAATGGTCCGCACCGTCTTGAACCGGATCAGCGGCGTCAAGTTCTTCGTCACGGCCGGAACGATCCCTTACCTCAACGGATCGCATCCGTGCTTCGGAATCGTCGTCTCGGGCCTCGACGTGGTGGAGCGGGCCAGCGCCGTCAAGACCTTCGGGAACGAGATGCCCATCGATCCCGTGATGGTGAAGCGGATCCGCGTCTGCAAGGTCGGCAACCCCGCCCCTCTCCCGGAGCCGATGCCGTACACACCGAAGGCGCAGAAGTACGGCCTGCGTCCGGAACCGCGCTAGGCGCGGGAGCCATCAGGCCGGCGGGAACTCCAGGACGAACCGCGATCCGCGCCCGAGCTCGGACTCGGCGCGAACCGCGCCTCCGTGAAGACGCATCAGGTGCCGGACGATGGCGAGGCCGAGACCGGTCCCGCCCATCTCTCTCGAGCGCGCCTTGTCCACCCGGTAGAACCGGTTGAAGATCTTCTCGAGGCTGTCCGCGGGGATGCCGACCCCGGTGTCCTCCACCGAGATCGTCGGTCTCCCGCCCTCGAGCCCTCCCGTCACGCGCACGACACCGCCGGGGCGGTTGAACTTGATCCCGTTGTCCACGAGATTCACCAGGATCTGCTCGAAGCGACGCCGGTCCGCGCGGAGGACGAACGGTGAACGAAAATCCACCTCGACCCGGATGCCGGCGGAGGCGTGGCGGTGGGAGACCTCGTCGGCCACGTCGCCAGCGACCTCGGCGACTTCCACGTCCTCCAGGAGGAGCTCGATCGCGCCGGTCTCGATCAGCGAGAGGTCCGTGAGGTCGTCGATCAGGGTCTCCATCCGGGCGGCGTGGCGGCGGGCGATCTCGAGGAACCGCGCCGCGTTCTCGCGGTCGGCGAGACCGCCGTCGAGGAGCGTCTCCACGAAGGCTCGGATCGAGGTCAGCGGCGTCCTCAGCTCGTGGGAGACGTCGGCGACGAAGTCCCTGCGCACCGCCTCGAGGGCGACCAGCCTCGAGATGTCGAAGAACAGCACCAGCGCTCCCCCGGGGCGCCCCGACGGCCGCGACGGCAGCGGGGTGACGTGGACCTCGAACGAGCGTCCGGAGTCGGCGGCGCGGACCACCATCTCCCGCACCTCGGCTCCGTCCCCCAGCGCGTGGTCGAGGTCGCGGATCACCGCCGGGTTCCGGATCGCCTCGGCGAGAAGGTGCCCCGCGGGATCGAACGGGACGCCGAAGATCTGGCGGAAGGCGTCGTTGGCCAGTTCGATCCGCCGGTCCGTTCCGACCAGGAGGAGGCCCTCCTTCATCCCCGCGATGACGGAGCGCAGGACCGCCCGTTCCGAGTCGAGCTCGGCGATCTTGTCCACCAGCGCCCGCTTCATCCGGTTGATCGAAGCGGCGAGATGCGCCAACTCGTCGGCGCCGTCGTAGGGGACCGCGGACCCGAGGTCGCCGGAGTCGGTCCGGTCGGCGGCCTCGCTCATACGCTCGATCGGCCTCGAGAGCCGGCGGACCACGACGTAGGCGATCGCGGTCAGCGCCAGGAGCGCCGCCAGCGTGACGCCGCGCATGAGCCAGGAGTAGTACGACTCGACCTCGCGGACCCTGGCGACCGGAAGCGCGATCCGGACGTACGCCACCGGGCCGTTCCCCTCCACCCGGCGCGCGGTGTACAGGTACTCGATGCCGGTGCTGTTCGACACGCGCGAGGCCTCACCGACCCTCCCACCCGCGGCGGCGACGATCTCCGGCCGGCGGAGGTGGTTCTCCATTGAGGTGAGATCCGCTTCGCTCTCGGCCGAGTCACCGAGCACGGTTCCGTCGTGGCCGATGAGGGTCACGCGGGCGCCCAGGCGTCTCCCGGCATCCGCGGCCAGGGTCTGGGGAGCCTCAGGGGGAACCAGGGCGGCGACCGAGGCGGCCAGAAGGTCGGTCTCCGCGCGGAGCCGCTCGGCGAAACGGTCACCCACCGCCGAGTGCAGGAGCTGGACCGATCCGAAGCCGACGACGGCCGACGTGACGAGGACGGTGGCGAGCAGCGCCACCAGGAGCTTGTGGCGGATCTTCACGAGGTCCCCCGCCAGCGGTAGCCGACCCCGACCACGGTCTCGATGCGCGCCTCGATCTCCGGGCCGAGCTTCTGCCGGAGCCGCCGCACGTGGACGTCCACGGTGCGGGTCTCCCCCGGATAGTCGTAGCCCCACACGCGCTCGAGGAGGCGCTCGCGCGTACGGACCCGCCCGCGGTGGCGGAGGAGGTCGGCCAGGAGATCGAATTCCCTCCGCGTCAGGACGACCTCCCGTCCCCCGACGACGGCGCGCCGCGCGTCGAGATCCACGGCGAGCGGCGGATCGGCGAGCGCCTCCGTCGCCCCTCCCGAGCCCTCCGCGCGCCTCAGGACCGCGCGCACCCTCGCCTGGACCTCGCGGAGTGAGAACGGCTTGGTGATGTAGTCGTCGGCGCCCTCGTCGAGCCCCCTCACCCGCTGGGACTCCTCCACCCGGGCGGTGATCATGACGATCGGGATCCGAGCGGTCGCGGGGGACGACCGGAGACGGCGGCAGACCTCGATGCCGTCGAGCCCCGGCAGGCTGAGGTCGAGCAGGACGAGATCCGGAAGTCGCGCGGCCGCGGCCTCGAGGCCCGCCTCGCCGTCACGAACCGACGTGATCTCGAAAGCGCCGTCCCTCTCGAGGTTGTAGCGCAGCGAGAGCGCGATGTCCTCGTCGTCCTCGATCAGGAGGATCCGCTTCATCACCCGTCACTCGTCCCGTCGGCTGAGCTGAGCCAGGGGTGCTTGATCACGCGCCCCTCGCACATGTAGACCACCTGCTCGCACACGTTGGTGGCCTGGTCCCCGATCCTCTCGAAGTACTTGGCGACGAAGGTCAGGCGGAGCGCCCGCGTGATCGCCCGAGGGTCCTCCACCATGAACGACAGCAGCTCCCGGAAGATCTGTTCCATTCTCCGGTCGAGGTCGTCGTCCAGCGCGATGACCGCCCGCGCCGTCGCGGCGTCGCGCCGCACGAACGCGTCCAGCGCCCCGTGGACCATCTCCTCCGCTCGGCGGGCCATGAGCGGGATGTCGACGAACGGCTTGAGCTGGGGCTCCTCGTTGAGCTCCAGCGCCCGCTCGCTGACGTTCACGGCCAGATCCCCGATCCGCTCGAGGTCCGTCGTGATCTTCATCGCGGTGGTGATGAACCGGAGGTCCCGCGCGAGCGGTTGCTTAAGCGCCAGGATCTCCATGGAGAGGCGGTCGATCTCGAGCTCCACGCGGTCCACCTCGGCGTCCTCGGCGACCACCTCCCTGGCGAGATTCGAATCGCGCTCGACGAGGGCGTCGACCGAGCGGCCGATGGCCTGCTCCACGAGGCCGCCGAGGAGCAGGATCTTCCCCGAGAGAAGATCGAGCTGCTCCGCCAGGCTGCGGGTCGGTCTCTCCATGGACCCCTTCTCCGCCACCTCCGCGGCGGGGCCGCCGCAGGAGAGTCTAGCGTCAAGCGCCGGCGGGCCAAAGCGCCGTTCCTCGGCGCTATCCGAACCGGCCGGTGATGTAATCCTCCGTCTGTTTCTTCGACGGGTTCAGGAACAGCCTGTCGGTCTCCCCGAACTCCACCAGGCGGCCCAGGTAGAGGAAGGCCGTGTAGTCGGAGACCCGCGACGCCTGCTGCATGTTGTGGGTCACGATCACCAGCGTGTAGTGGTCCCGGAGCTCCCGCATCAGCTCCTCGATCTTCGCGGTGGCGATCGGGTCGAGGGCGGAGCAGGGCTCGTCGAGCAGAACGACCTCCGGCTCCACGGCGATCGCTCGGGCGATGCAGAGTCGCTGCTGCTGGCCGCCCGACAGGCTCAGGGCGCTCTCCTCCAACCGGTCCTTCACCTCGTCCCAGAGGGCGGCGCTCTTGAGGCTCCGCTCCACGACCTCGTCCAGCTCGTGCCGCCGCCGGCCCCCGTGGATCCGGCAGCCGTACGCGACGTTCTCGTAGACGGACTTGGGGAAGGGGTTCGACTTCTGGAACACCATCCCGATCCGCTTCCTCAGGGTGGTCACGTCCACCTCGGGATCGTAGACGCTCTTCCCCTCGAAACGCACCTCTCCCTCGACCCGAACGTCGTCGACGAGGTCGTTCATCCGGTCGAAGCAGCGGAGGAGCGTGGACTTGCCGCATCCCGAGGGTCCGATGAACGCGGTGATCCTGCGCGCCGGGATCTCGAGGGAGACGTCGTGCAGCGCCCGGGAGTCGCCGTACCAGAGCGAAAGCGAGCGGACGTCGAGGATGGGATGGTCGAAGCGCAGGGCGGGGGCGTCCGCCGCCCCGACCTCCGATCCCCCGGCGTCCGCCGCGTCGGCACCGGCAGCGGCGTTCCGCACGAGCTCCATCGAACCTCCTTCGGACATTGGACTACGTCGAGGCGTCATGGAGGTTAACGTTGGGTTAACGGGAGGTAAACAGGCGCGCGGAGGGCGGCGGGAGCGGGCAAAAAAACGGGGACGCCGGAGGCGGCGTCCCCTGAGATCTCTTGAGTGTCCGGATCAGGGGTTTCAGCCCCTCAGCACTTCTTCATGGCTTTCTTCTTCGCGACCTTCTTCTTCGCCGTCTTCTTCGCGGCCTTCTTCTTCGTCGCCATGTTCGATCTCACCTCCTCTCCGCGGCCGCCGCCTGCGGCCGTTCGTCGATGCATCAACGTCGAATATAGGGACGTCGCGCCGGGTGTCAAGACGAAAGACGGAGTCGCGAAGCGCACGATGTCGCGCGGAGCGTCGCGTCACGGCTCGAGGAGGACCTTGAGAGCGTCGGGCTCGGCGGCGCGCGCGAA
This genomic interval carries:
- a CDS encoding HAMP domain-containing protein, with product MKIRHKLLVALLATVLVTSAVVGFGSVQLLHSAVGDRFAERLRAETDLLAASVAALVPPEAPQTLAADAGRRLGARVTLIGHDGTVLGDSAESEADLTSMENHLRRPEIVAAAGGRVGEASRVSNSTGIEYLYTARRVEGNGPVAYVRIALPVARVREVESYYSWLMRGVTLAALLALTAIAYVVVRRLSRPIERMSEAADRTDSGDLGSAVPYDGADELAHLAASINRMKRALVDKIAELDSERAVLRSVIAGMKEGLLLVGTDRRIELANDAFRQIFGVPFDPAGHLLAEAIRNPAVIRDLDHALGDGAEVREMVVRAADSGRSFEVHVTPLPSRPSGRPGGALVLFFDISRLVALEAVRRDFVADVSHELRTPLTSIRAFVETLLDGGLADRENAARFLEIARRHAARMETLIDDLTDLSLIETGAIELLLEDVEVAEVAGDVADEVSHRHASAGIRVEVDFRSPFVLRADRRRFEQILVNLVDNGIKFNRPGGVVRVTGGLEGGRPTISVEDTGVGIPADSLEKIFNRFYRVDKARSREMGGTGLGLAIVRHLMRLHGGAVRAESELGRGSRFVLEFPPA
- a CDS encoding peptidylprolyl isomerase, translating into MMSGFPKCAASTLSALLLSGIAAVGAAGARPPNGPPPSAPPVVTEETLALPPGLPEGWYAWIETSMGVIVARLLPEQAPQSVAHFAALAEGRLAWPDPVTGTPRKDPYYDGLKVTRAVAAERIEIGGSTVAGRSMPPIFVPPEGEGPVNFTGPGRLGMVRTVLNRISGVKFFVTAGTIPYLNGSHPCFGIVVSGLDVVERASAVKTFGNEMPIDPVMVKRIRVCKVGNPAPLPEPMPYTPKAQKYGLRPEPR
- the phoU gene encoding phosphate signaling complex protein PhoU produces the protein MERPTRSLAEQLDLLSGKILLLGGLVEQAIGRSVDALVERDSNLAREVVAEDAEVDRVELEIDRLSMEILALKQPLARDLRFITTAMKITTDLERIGDLAVNVSERALELNEEPQLKPFVDIPLMARRAEEMVHGALDAFVRRDAATARAVIALDDDLDRRMEQIFRELLSFMVEDPRAITRALRLTFVAKYFERIGDQATNVCEQVVYMCEGRVIKHPWLSSADGTSDG
- a CDS encoding response regulator transcription factor, which codes for MKRILLIEDDEDIALSLRYNLERDGAFEITSVRDGEAGLEAAAARLPDLVLLDLSLPGLDGIEVCRRLRSSPATARIPIVMITARVEESQRVRGLDEGADDYITKPFSLREVQARVRAVLRRAEGSGGATEALADPPLAVDLDARRAVVGGREVVLTRREFDLLADLLRHRGRVRTRERLLERVWGYDYPGETRTVDVHVRRLRQKLGPEIEARIETVVGVGYRWRGTS
- a CDS encoding peptidylprolyl isomerase; amino-acid sequence: MNPAALTEKAPDAFRVKFETSKGDFVVEVTRAWAPNGADRFYNLAKNGYYDGVRFFRVLRAPKPFMAQFGIHGDPAVSAVWRGATIPDDAVKGSNTRGAVTFATAGPNTRTTQIFINYGDNSFLDGKGFSPFAKVVEGMDIVEKFYSDYGEGAPRGGGPDQGRLQNEGNAYLEASFPKLDYIKKVSVQKGEAKKAAEQKPAEKKVEAKP
- the pstB gene encoding phosphate ABC transporter ATP-binding protein PstB, which encodes MELVRNAAAGADAADAGGSEVGAADAPALRFDHPILDVRSLSLWYGDSRALHDVSLEIPARRITAFIGPSGCGKSTLLRCFDRMNDLVDDVRVEGEVRFEGKSVYDPEVDVTTLRKRIGMVFQKSNPFPKSVYENVAYGCRIHGGRRRHELDEVVERSLKSAALWDEVKDRLEESALSLSGGQQQRLCIARAIAVEPEVVLLDEPCSALDPIATAKIEELMRELRDHYTLVIVTHNMQQASRVSDYTAFLYLGRLVEFGETDRLFLNPSKKQTEDYITGRFG